In one window of Porites lutea chromosome 8, jaPorLute2.1, whole genome shotgun sequence DNA:
- the LOC140945398 gene encoding neuropeptide FF receptor 1-like encodes MSVYRNSDSAEVVLIVVHSVLVIVNIAGNVLVCVIIVKNREMRTSLNYLVLNLAVADITTAVFLSPKYIFSHFITHPEGAAGTALCIALTGGITGWVGAATGVFCLVAIAVERYYAVVYPFENMEALSKRKLKV; translated from the exons ATGTCCGTTTACAGAAATTCCGATTCAGCTGAAGTTGTATTAATAGTGGTCCATTCTGTACTCGTCATCGTAAATATTGCCGGAAACGTTCTGGTCTGTGTCATCATTGTGAAGAATCGAGAAATGAG GACTTCACTAAACTATCTTGTTCTTAATCTGGCTGTTGCTGATATCACAACAGCCGTATTTTTATCACCAAAGTACATATTTTCCCACTTCATCACACACCCAGAAGGAGCAGCAGGCACCGCGCTCTGCATTGCGTTGACTGGTGGAATCACTGGATGGGTCGGCGCCGCCACTGGAGTATTTTGTTTGGTTGCTATAGCTGTTGAACGTTACTACGCGGTGGTTTATCCATTTGAAAACATGGAGGCGCTTAGTAAACGTAAACTTAAGGTGTGA
- the LOC140946406 gene encoding uncharacterized protein, whose protein sequence is MYASKRISYMKKVYKVRKQLAAIDWNYHLDIPEQEDVLGEVAVTQKYNQRTKSWNVKTVKQAKDYGYIWMLLAKVFRLRVEDNENMQRAVPMEADDPRRIAPSIAVVPPPPSRELFIQPSSRFKKN, encoded by the exons ATGTATGCCAGCAAGAGAATTTCCTACAT GAAGAAAGTCTACAAAGTAAGAAAACAACTAGCTGCCATTGACTGGAACTATCACCTCGATATTCCTGAACAAGAAGATGTGCTAGGCGAGGTTGCTGTGACCCAGAAGTACAACCAAAGAACAAAGAGTTGGAATGTGAAAACTGTAAAGCAGGCCAAAGACTATGGTTATATTTGGATGCTTCTGGCTAAAGTGTTTCGTCTACGTGTGGAGGATAATGAAAATATGCAGAGGGCGGTCCCAATGGAAGCTGATGACCCAAGGAGGATAGCCCCTTCAATTGCTGTGGTGCCACCCCCACCTTCACGCGAGCTCTTTATTCAGCCCAGCAGCAGGTTTAAGAAAAACTAG